From the genome of Pseudomonas sp. FP453:
GGTCTTGCCAGCTTCCAGCTCGAAGGACACACCATTAAGCGCGCGTACCAGCGCATGGCCCTTGAACAGGCCACGGGACACTTCGTAGTGACGGGTCAGGTCGCGGGCGGTAAGAACGACGGCCATTACGCCACCTCCTGGTTCAAGGGGTAGAAGCAGCGCGCGAGGCTGTTGGTTTTCGGATCAAGGCCCGGGCGTTGGGCACGGCAGGATTCCTGCACGTACGGGCAGCGCGGCGACAGCAGGCAACCCTGCGGGCGGTCGTAACGGCCCGGAACGATGCCTGGCAAGGTCGCCAGGCGCGTGGCGCCCAGGCTGTGCTCGGGAATCGCCTTGAGCAGCGCTTCGCTGTACGGATGCGCGGGGATGTCGAACAACTGCGGCACCTGGCCGACTTCCACGGCTTGGCCGGCGTACATCACGCACACGCGCTGGGCGGTTTCAGCCACGACCGCGAGGTCGTGGGTGATCAGCACCAGGCCCATGTTCTGCTCTTTTTGCAGGGCCAGCAGCAGTTCCATGATCTGCGCCTGGATGGTTACGTCCAGTGCCGTGGTCGGCTCATCGGCGATCAGCAGTTTCGGCTCGCCGGCAATCGCCATGGCGATGGCGACACGCTGGCTCATACCGCCGGACAGTTGGTGCGGGTAGGCATCCATACGGCTGGCAGCGCCGGGGATTTCGACCTTTTCCAACAGTTCGATGGCGCGCTTGCGTGCTTGCTTGCCGGACATTTTCAGGTGCAGGCGCAGCACTTCTTCAATCTGGAAACCCACGGTGTAGCTGGGGTTCAGCGCGGTCATCGGGTCCTGGAACACCATCGCCAGGTCTTTGCCGACGATCTGGCGGCGCTGGCGGTTGCTCAGCTTGAGCATGTCCTTGCCGTCGAAGTTCAGGGCGTCGGCGGTGACGATGCCGGGGTGCTCGATCAGGCCCATCAGCGCCATCATGGTCACGGATTTACCCGAGCCCGACTCGCCAACGATCGCCAGTACTTCGCCTTTGTCGACGGAGATGTCGAGGCCATCGACCACCGGCACGGCGGTCTTGTCGCCGAAGCGGACGTTGAGATTCTTGATTTCTAACAGTGACATGGGAATCTCCTCAGGCGGCGTTCTTGAGTTTCGGGTCCAGCGCATCGCGCAGGCCGTCACCCATCAAGTTGATTGCCAGCACGCTGAGCAAAATGGTCAAACCAGGCAAGCTCACCACCCACCAGGCGCGTTCGATGTAGTCACGGGCCGAAGCCAGCATGGTGCCCCACTCAGGCGTCGGCGGTTGTACGCCCAGGCCAAGGAAGCCCAGGGCGGCCGCGTCGAGGATCGCCGACGAGAAGCTCAAGGTGGCCTGCACGATCAGCGGTGCCATGCAGTTGGGCAGCACGGTGATGAACATCAGGCGTGGCAGGCCGGCGCCGGCGAGGCGGGCAGCGGTCACGTAGTCACGGTTCAGTTCGCCCATCACGGCGGCGCGGGTCAGGCGCACATAGGACGGCAGCGAGACGATGGCGATGGCGATCACGGTGTTGATCAGGCCAGGGCCGAGGATCGCGACGATGGCTACGGCCAGCAGCAGCGACGGCAGGGCCAGCATGATGTCCATCAGGCGCATGATGGTCGGGCCAAGCAGGCGCGGGAAGAACCCAGCGAACAGGCCCAACAGGATGCCCGGGATCAGCGACATCACCACCGATGACAAACCGATCAGCAGCGACAGGCGCGAGCCCTGGATCAGGCGCGAGAGCAAGTCACGGCCCAGTTCGTCGGTGCCCAGCAGGAACTGGATCTGCCCACCTTCCAGCCAGGCTGGCGGGGTCAGCAGGAAGTCGCGGTATTGCTCGCTCGGGTTATGCGGCGCCACCCAAGGGGCGAACAGCGCGCAGAACACGATCAGCAGCATGAAGGCCAGGCCGGCCACCGCGCCTTTGTTCTTGGAGAAGGCTTGCCAGAATTCTTTGTACGGGGACGGATACAGCAGGCTTTGATCGACTGCTGACACGGGAGTAGGTGTGGTCATGGTCATGATCTCAGCGCTGGTGACGGATGCGTGGGTTGGCGAAGCCGTAGAGGATATCCACCACGAAGTTCACCAGGATCACCAGGCAGGCGATCAACAGGATGCCGTTTTGCACCACCGGGTAGTCCCGTGCGCCAATGGCTTCGATCAGCCACTTGCCGATGCCGGGCCACGAGAAGATGGTTTCGGTCAGGACCGCACCGGCCAGCAGCGTGCCGACTTGCAGGCCGACCACGGTGAGTACCGGGATCAACGCGTTGCGCAGGCCGTGGACGAATACCACGCGCGCCGGCGACAGGCCCTTGGCCTTGGCGGTACGGATGTAGTCTTCGCGCAGCACTTCGAGCATCGACGAGCGGGTCATCCGCGCGATCACCGCCAGCGGGATGGTGCCGAGCACGATGGCCGGCAGGATCAGGTGGTGCAGGGCGTCGAAGAAGGCGTCTGGCTCGTCAGCCAGCAGGGTGTCGATCAGCATGAAGCCGGTGCGCGGCTCGATGTCGTAGAGCAGGTCGATGCGCCCGGACACCGGGGTCCAGCCCAGGCTCACGGAGAAGAACATGATCAGGATCAGGCCCCACCAGAAGATCGGCATCGAATAACCCGCGAGGGAGATGCCCATCACCCCGTGGTCGAACAGCGATCCTCGCTTCAAGGCCGCGATCACCCCGGCCAGGAGGCCCAGGATACCGGCGAACAACAGGGCGGCCATGGACAGTTCCAGGGTCGCGGGGAAGAGGGCGGTGAACTCGGTCCACACGCTGGTGCGGGTACGCAGGGATTCGCCAAGGTCGCCCTGGGCGAGCTTGCCGACGTAGTCCAGGTATTGCGCATACAACGGCTTGTTGAGGCCAAGGCGTTCCATTGCCTGTGCGTGCATCTCGGGGTCGACGCGCCTTTCACCCATCATCACTTCGACGGGGTCGCCAGGGATCATGCGAATCAACGCAAACGTGAGCAACGTGATGCCGAAGAACGTGGGGATCAATAACCCCAGTCGGCGGGCAATAAAACTAAACATCGTGTGGTGTACCTCAATCAGCCGGTTAGGCAGGTCCGGCACCACCCTGGTGGGCGGTGCCGAGCGTTTTTCTTATTTACTTCGCCTGGGTAGTGGCGAAGTTATTGGTGCCGAGAGGGCTGAGTGTGTAGCCCTCTACGTTTTTGCGCATGGCGGTGAACAGTTTCGGGTAAGCCATGGGAAGCCATGGCTGGTCTTGTTCGAAAACGTCCTGTGCTTGTTCATAGAGCGCCGCGCGTGTGGCGGGTTCCTTGGCGGCACGGGCCTTGTCGATCAAGTCCTGAAACTCCTTGTTACACCAGCGCGCGTAGTTTTCGCCGTTTTTCGCTGCATCGCAACTCAGGTTCGGCGTTAGGAAGTTATCCGGGTCGCCGTTATCGCCCACCCAGCCGGCCGACACCATGTCGTGCTCGCCACCTTTGGCGCGCTTGAGCATTTCGCCCCATTCCATGACTTTGATATTGATCTTCAGGCCGATCTGCGCCAGGTCGGCCTGCATGCGCTGGGCGCCCAACATGGGGTTGGGGTTGGTCGGCCCGCCGCCGTTACGGGTAAACAAGGTAAATTCGGTGCCTTCCGGTACGCCGGCTTCCTTGAGCAGGGCGCGGGCTTTGTCCAGGTCCCGTGGCGGGTTTTTCAATTTGTCATTGAAGCCCAGCAAGGTCGGTGGATACGGGCCGGTGCCCACCACTGCGTTGCCTTTGCCGAACAGTGCGTCGGTATACCCGGCCTTGTCGAACGCGATGTTGATCGCGTGGCGTACCCGCGCGTCGCTCATGTACTTGTGGGTGGTGTTCATGGCGATGTAGCTGGTGGTCATCGCCGCCAACCCGTCGACCTTCAGGTTCGGGTCGGCTTGCATGCTCGGCACGTCATCCGGTTTCGGATACAGCGCGATCTGGCACTCGTTGGCCTTGAGCTTTTGCAGGCGCACGTTGTTGTCGGTGGTAATCGCCAGGATCAGCGGATCGGCCGGCGGCTTGCCACGGAAGTACTCCGGGTTGGCCTTGTAACGCACCTGGGCGTCCTTGGCGTAGCGCGTGAAGATAAACGGCCCGGTGCCGATCGGCTTGGCGTTCAGGTCATCGGTCTTGCCGGACTTGAGCAACTGGTCGGCGTATTCGGCGGAGTGGATCGAGGAAAACGCCATGGCCAGATCGGCCAGGAAGGGCGCTTCAGGACGGGTCAGGGTAAAGACGACGGTGTGATCGTCGGTTTTCTCTACGCTCTTGAGCAGTTCCTTGAAGCCCATGCTTTCGAAGTACGGGTAGCCCACGACGGATTTTTTATGCCACGGGTGGTTCGGGTCCAGCTGGCGCTGGAAGCTCCAAAGCACGTCGTCGGCATTCAGGTTGCGCGTGGGTTTGAAGTAGTCGGTGGTGTGGAACTTGATGTCATCACGCAGGTGGAAAGTGTAGGTCAGGCCGTCTGCGCTGATTTCAGGCAGGTCCTTGGCCAGTGCCGGAACCACTTCGGTGGTGCCGGGCTTGAAGTCCACCAGGCGGTTGAACAGGGTTTCTGCTGCGGCGTCGGCGGTGACGGCCGTGGTGTACAGGACCGGATCGAAGCCTTCCGGGCTGGCTTCGGTGCAGACCACCAGCGGTTTGGCCGAAATGCCGACGGCCACGCTCAACAGCGCAGCGGCGATAGCAGCTTGTAGCGGGAGCATTTTCATTCGCAGACCTCGAACAATCTATGAGACCAGACAAGCGTAGACGGCGGGCTCGTCCTGAGCCCGCCGTCTACCTGGCGCGGATTAAAGAATGTTGAACGGGATGGTGGTAACCAGACGGAATTCGTTCAGGTTGCCGTCAGACTGTTCCTTGGTCGCGCGGTGAGCGACATAGGTCGCGCGGATGGTGGTGGCCTTCAATGGACCACTCTGTACCGCGTAGGACGTGCCGATACCGTACTCGTAGTGGTGTTCGCCGTCCTGCGACTGGACACCGTCATAGCCTTTGCCTTCTACGCCACGGTTGCCGGTGTAGTGCGTACCGTCGATGCCCCAGCCGCGAGCCGAGTAGATGTTGAACTTCAGGCCCGGCACGCCGTATTCGGCCATGTTGATACCGTAGGCAACCTGGAAGGACTTCTCGTTCGGGCCGTTGAAGTCCGACGTCAGGGAGTTGGCCAGGTAGATACCGTTGGTTTCGTGCAGGTAGTCGAAGTACTCGTTACCGTTCACTTGCTGGTAGGAGAAGGTCAGGCTGTGAGCCTGGTGAGTCAGGCCCAGGGACAGGGAGAAGGTATCGTTGTCGATATCCCCCATCAGCTTTTTGCCTTCATCGACGGTTTTGTAGTAGTTGAAGCCGGTGGTCAGGCCCAGCACCGAGCTGTCGCCCAGCTCGTGGGTGGCGCCGAAGTAGTACTGGTTCCAGAAGTCCTTGACGTTCGCGCCGAAGAAGCTTGTTTTCAGGCTCTTGAACGGCTGGTAGTTGGCACCCAGGGTGTAGACCTTGTCGGTCTCGACGCCATCGGCGCCTTTGCTGTTGTACTCGCTGCGGAACTTCGACAGGCTCTGCTCGGTACGTGGCGAAACGCGGTCAAACACGCCGCCCTGGAACGACAGGTTGGTGAATTCTTCGCTGTTGAAGCTCACACCTTCAAAGCTCGACGGCAGGGCACGGTTGCCGATGGTATCGACGATGCCGCTGCTGAAGTTCTGGCGACCGGCGGTCAGGGTGGTGTTGGACACGCGGAACTTGACGTTGGCCAGGCCCAGTTTGCTCCACTGGTCTACGGCGTCACCGTAGGAGTGGGCCAGGGTGCGGTTGGAGCCGCCGGCGATGTCGTCCCGGTTACGGATCAGTGAGATCACGTTGTAGGCCGCAACTTCGGTGCTCACGCCAACGGTGCCTTGGGTAAAGCCCGAGGTGTAGTTGAGGATGGTGCCCTGGTCCCAGTTGTAACGGCGGGAAACGCGGGTCTTGTTGATGTCGCCTTCGTTCTTGAAGTAGCCGATGCGCGTGTCGCGACGGAACATTTCGTTGGAGTACCAGTTACGCGTGGTGCCGCCCAGGCTTTGGCCGTCGATAAAGCCTTTGGCCTCGCTTTGGGCGCTGGTGCCGGCCAGGGTAGTGGGAACGAAGTCCTGGCTTTGGGTTTCAGCGTAGGCGGTTGCCGTGATGGTGCTGATGGCCAGGGCCAGAAGCGCTTTGCTGCTCAGTTTCATGGGTGAAGCTCCTTTGGTTCTCTTTTTTTTTGCCGGTCTTATTAGGTGATCCGGCTATTTGGGTTGTAACTCGTTCAAGCCTTTGCAAACGTTTGCCTTAAGGGAATTGCCGAAATAAGGCTGCACGTTTTCCGCAGAGCCAATTTCGCTCTGCGCCATCCGGTTATCTTTTTATGGGGTGATACTGACGCCCGAGAACACGTTGCGGCCGAAGGGGCTCACTTTGAAACCTTCGACTTTGGCGCTTAACGGCTGGTTGACCGTCGAGTGGGCGACTGGCGTGATCGGCACCTGCTGCTTGAGCAGTTGCTGCGCCTGTTTGTACAGAACAGTCCGTTGTTCGCGGTCGGTGACGACCTTGGCTTGCTTGATCAGCTTGTCGTACGTCGGGTCACACCACATGGAGTAGTTGTTCCCGCCGATGGCGTCGCAGCTATAGAGGGTGCCCAGCCAGTTGTCCGGGTCACCGTTGTCGCCGGTCCAGCCGATCAAGCTCACATCGTGCTCACCGTTCTTGGTGCGCTTGATGTATTCGCCCCACTCGTAGCTGACGATCTTCACTTTCAGGCCGATCTTGGCCCAATCGTTCTGCAGCATTTCTGCCATCAGCTTGGCGTTGGGGTTGTAGGGGCGTTGTACGGGCATCGCCCACAGGGTGATTTCGGTGCCTTCTTTCACGCCGGCAGCCTTGAGCAGTTCCTTGGCTTTTTCCGGGTTGTAGGCGGCATCCTTGATGGTGTCGTCGTAGGACCATTGCGTCGGTGGCATGGCGTTGACTGCCAGTTGCCCGGCGCCCTGGTACACCGCGTTCAGGATGCTTTGCTTGTTCACCGCCATGTCCAGCGCCTGGCGCACTTCGAGCTGGTCGAAGGGCTTGTGGCGCACGTTGTAGGCGATATAGCCGAGGTTGAAGCCCGGCTTGGTCAGCAGTTGCAGGTTCGGGTCGGCCTTGAGGGCGTCAACGTCGGCTGGGCGCGGGTGCAGGGTTACTTGGCATTCGCCGGCCTTGAGCTTTTGCACACGCACCGAAGCGTCGGTGTTGATGGCGAAGATCAGTTGGTCCAGCTGGACCTTGCTCGGGTCCCAGTACTGTTTGTTCGGCGCGTAGCGGATCTGCGAGTCTTTCTGGTAGCGCTGGAACACGAACGGGCCAGTGCCGATCGGCTTCTGGTTGATGTCGCTGGGCTTGCCGCTCTTGAGCAATTGGTCGGCGTACTCGGCCGACAGGATCGCGGCGAAGCTCATGGCGATGTTTTGCACGAACGCGGCGTCCACCGTGTTCAAGGTCATCACCACGGTGTGCGGGCCGGTTTTCTCGACCTTGGCGATGTTCTTGTTCAGGCTCATCCCGTTGAAGTACGGAAACTCGGTGGGGTAGGCCTTACGGAACGGGTGTTCGGGGTCAAGCATGCGGTTGAAGGTGAACAGCACGTCGTCGGCATTGAAGTCGCGCGTCGGCTTGAATTCCTTGTTGCTGTGGAACTTCACCCCTTCACGCAGGTGAAAGGTGTAGGTCAGGCCGTCTGGCGAAATATCCCACTTGGTTGCCAGAGCCGGTACTACGTTGGTCTCACCTTTTTCAAACTCGACCAGGCGGTTGTACAGCGGTTCGGCTGCATCGTTGTCGGTGGCGGTGGTGTATTGCGCGGTGTCAAAACCAGCCGGGCTGCCTTCGGAGCAGAACACCAGGCTCTTCTTGTCGGCGGCGTGGCCCATCGTGGCCACCGCCAGCAGGCTGGTGGCAAATAGTGCGGATAGAACAGTGGTATGGCGCATGACGATCCCGATCCTTGTTTGTTGTTGTCGTCAGCGAGCAATCACCCGGTCTTTCAGGACCGGGATGCATCGCTGACCCCACACGGCAAGTGCCCTGTCAGATTGAGGCTTCTGCGGCCCTGCGACGTTATGGGTCGCGGACTTCGCAGTAAATGCACGAAATCTGACTGTCGTTGTAGGTAACGGAGGCGCAGGTCGAAGTTTGTTGCTGTAGGACGGCAACGGCTTCGGCTGTGGTCTGTTTCCTACATCTTGGGCGGATGCAATAACGGCGACGTTATGAAACGTCGCCGCCAATGACCCTTATTTGCCGCTGACGCTCACGCCGTAGAAGGAGTTCAAGCCAAACGGGCTGATCTTGAAGTCCTGCACGGTGTTGCGCATGGGTTGATACACCGTCGAGTGCGCGATAGGTGTCATCGGGACAGCATCTTTGAGGATATGTTGCGCCTGCTTGTACAGCTCGGTGCGTTTGGCGACATCCGAAGTAGCCTTGGCTTCTTTCACGGTGTCGTCGAATTTCTTGTCACACCATTTGGAGAAGTTGTTGCCGGCCAGCGAATCGCAGCCGAACAGCACGTTCAGCCAGTTGTCCGGGTCACCATTGTCGCCGCTCCAGCCAATGATCATGGCCTGGTTCTCGCCGCCTTTGGAACGCTTGATGTACTCGCCCCACTCGTAGCTGACGATGTTGACCTTCAGGCCGATCTGTTTCCAGTCGTTCTGCAGCATCTCGGCCATCAGCTTGGCGTTGGGGTTATACGGACGCTGGACCGGCATCGCCCACAGGGTGATCTCGGTGCCTTCCTTGACGCCTGCTTCCTTGAGCAAAGCCTTGGCTTTGGTCACGTCATGCGGGACATCCTTGATGGTGGTGTCGTAGGACCACTGGGTCGGCGGCATGGCGTTGACGGCCAGTTGGCCGGCGCCCTGGTAGACGGAGTCGATGATCTGCTGTTTGTTTACCGACATGTCCAACGCTTCACGTACGCGCAGGTCGGACAGTGGGTTGGCGGCGGTCTGGCCCTTGAGCACTGGCATCACGTTGTAGGCGATGTAGCCCAGGTTGAAACCGGCCTGGTGCGGCAGTTTCAGGTCCTTGTCTTCGCCCAGCGCCTTGAGGTCGGCCGGACGTGGGAACAGGGTGACCTGGCATTCGTTTTTCTTCAGCTTCTGGATACGCACCGACGGGTCGGTGGTGATAGCGAAGATCAGGTTGTCGATCTTCACGTCCTCAGGTTTCCAGTAATCCTTGTTGCCGGTGTAGCGGATGTTCGAATCTTTCTGGTAGCTCTTGAACACGAACGGGCCAGTGCCGATCGGCTTCTGGTTGATGTCCTGGGCCTTGCCTTCTTTCAACAGCTGGGCGGCGTATTCCGCCGACTGGATAGAGGCGAAGCTCATGGCCAGGTTCTGGATGAACGCCGCGTCCACGGTGCCAAGGGTGAACTTGACGGTGTGGTCATCGACTTTCTCGATGTTCTTGATGTTGGTGTCCATCCCCATGTCCGTGAAGTACGGGAACTCGGTGGGGTAGGCTTTGCGGAACGGATCGTCCTTGTTGATCATGCGGTTGAACGTGAACAGCACGTCATCGGCATTGAAGGTACGGGTCGGCTTGAAGTACGAGGTGGTGTGGAACTTGACGCCGTCGCGCAGGGTGAAGGTGTACGTGAGGCCGTCCGGGGACACGTCCCACTTGGTGGCCAGCCCAGGAATCACAGCGGTGCCGCCGCGCTCGAACTGGGTAAGACGGTTGAACATGGTCTCTGCCGAAGCATCGAAGTCTGTTCCGGTGGTGTACTGGCCTGGATCAAAACCGGCCGGGCTCCCTTCGGAGCAGAACACCAGGTTAGTCGCCGCTTGGGCGAAAGGGGCTGCGGCCATAAGGCCAGCGCTAACAATTAACGGAATGACTGCGTGTTTAAGCATGTTGGCCTCATGATTTGTTGTCATTTTTGGTGGTGAGGGCGACCTCGTGAGTCGGCCTGCGGATACTTATGCAGGGGCCATACCCATTGCAAGATGCAGAACCGTTAGGAGGCTTAAACAGTGGTACGAACGTACAGGAATGTCGCAATTATGAAAGTTTCTACACAATTGAGTACATTTTGAGGGTTTTTTCGGTGCATCAGGCGCACCAAAAATGACCAACCGAGGCGTCTAGCGCACTCGGTTGGGGCGGTGCTGTTACTTATCTAGACTGACGCCGTAGAAGGGCGTGAGCCCGAACGGGCTGATCTTGAAGTCGTGGACTTCTTTGCGCAGGGGCTGGAAAACCGTCGAGTTCGCAATAGGCGTTATAGGTACTTGTTCCTTAAGGATTTTCTGCGCCTGTTGATACCACTTGATACGTTGCTCGCGGTCACTGCTGACCTTGGCCTGCTGCACCAGTTTGTCGTAGTCAGGGTTACACCATTTGGCGTAGTTGCTGCCCTTGACCGCAGCACAACTGTAGAGCACGCCGAGCCAGTTATCCGGGTCGCCGTTATCACCGGTCCAGCCGTAAATCATCGCGTCGTGCTCGCCATTTTTGGCGCGCTTGATGTATTCGCCCCATTCATAGCTGACGATGTTGGCCTTGATGCCGACTTTTGCCCAATCCTGCTGAATCATTTGTGCCGACATTCGCGCATTCGGATTGGACGCACGCTGGACCGTCATGGCCCACAGGTTGATCGTGGTACCTGGTGCGACGCCTGCTTCTTTTAGTAGCGCCTTGGCCTTGGCGGGATCGTAGGGTGCATCCTTGATATTCGGGTCATAAGACCACTGCGCTGGCGGCAACGCGTTCTGCGCCAATTGCCCGGCACTCTGGTACACGGCCTTGATGATCGCAGGCTTGTCGATGGCCATGTCCAGGGCCTGGCGCACCTTGAGTTGGTCCAGCGGCGGATGGGTCACGTTGTAGGCCAGAAAGCCCAGGTTGAAACCCGCCTGTTGCAGCACGCGCAGGTTGGGGTCCTGCTTCATCACTTCGATGTCGGACGGGCGCGGGTAACCGCTGACCTGGCACTCGCCGGCCTTGAGCTTTTGCAGGCGCGACGCGGCGTCCGGGGTGATGGCGAACACCAGGTTGTCGAGTTTCACATCGTCGGGCTTCCAATACTGCTTATTGGCCACGTAGCGAATCTGCGAGTCTTTCTGGTAGCGCTTGAACACGAACGGCCCGGTGCCGACCGGCTTCTGGTTGATCTCTTCGGCTTTGCCCTGCTTCAGCAATTGGGCGGCGTACTCGGCGGACTGCACCGAGGCAAAGCTCATGGCCAGGTTCTGCACAAATGACGCATCGACATTGTTCAGGTTGAAACGCACGGTGTGCTCGTCGAGTTTTTCGACGCCCTTGATCGTGGTGTTCAGGCCCATGTCGGTGAAGTACGGCGACTCGGACGGGTAGGCCTTGCGAAACGGGCTGTCGGCATCCAGCAGGCGGTTGAAGGTGAACAGCACATCATCCGCGTTGAAATCGCGGGTAGGCGTGAAGAAGTCGGTGGTGTGGAATTTGACGCCGTCGCGCAGATGGAAGGTGTAGATCAGGCCGTCTTTGGATACGTCCCAGCTAGTCGCCAGGCCGGGCTCCACTTCGGTGCCGCCGCGCTTGAATTGCGTCAGGCGGTTGAACACGGTTTCGGCCGAGGCATCGAAATCGGTACCGCTGGTGTACTGGCTGGGGTCGAAACCGGCGGGGCTGGCTTCGGAGCAGTAGACCAGGGTGGTGGTGGCTTGGGCCATCGGCATGCAAGCGAGGAGGCTGGCGGCGAGGAGCAGCGGTTTGAAGGTGATTCTTTCCATGGAGACCCCTGAAATGGCAGCCCTGCGCAGGCTACGCAAACGAAAACGGCGGTACCGAGGGTACCGCCGTTCATTGAGGGCAGATAGAGGGTTAGCGCTTATTCATCCGGTGTAGGCTTGATTTCCATGCGCGTTGGCGTAGAGGGGTCAACGGTATAACCGGCGCCGTCCAACTCGTTACTTTCGCGTATGGTAAATGTTCTTGATGCATTCACCTTTATGTCGGTAACGGGTTCAAGATCAAGGCGGTCTTCGGACAGTTTGCTCGCTATAAAGTCGATCTTGGCCGTGACAGTGGTCGCGGCATCTGCTGGGTCATATTTGATGTAGTAGTGTGTATTGCGTCCGCTGCCAAGGACCGTTCCCTTAAAGCGGGGTGTCGCAAACTCACCCGCAGCGGGACCAAGCGCCCATTGGTTGGCAAGTTCGGAAATTCGAGCTCTCAACTCCGGTTCAGGAATGATTTTCTCAATTTCCTCGATACTTTTTTGTTTCAGCTGACGAAGCTCTTCGTTTGATAACAGA
Proteins encoded in this window:
- a CDS encoding ABC transporter substrate-binding protein; this translates as MLKHAVIPLIVSAGLMAAAPFAQAATNLVFCSEGSPAGFDPGQYTTGTDFDASAETMFNRLTQFERGGTAVIPGLATKWDVSPDGLTYTFTLRDGVKFHTTSYFKPTRTFNADDVLFTFNRMINKDDPFRKAYPTEFPYFTDMGMDTNIKNIEKVDDHTVKFTLGTVDAAFIQNLAMSFASIQSAEYAAQLLKEGKAQDINQKPIGTGPFVFKSYQKDSNIRYTGNKDYWKPEDVKIDNLIFAITTDPSVRIQKLKKNECQVTLFPRPADLKALGEDKDLKLPHQAGFNLGYIAYNVMPVLKGQTAANPLSDLRVREALDMSVNKQQIIDSVYQGAGQLAVNAMPPTQWSYDTTIKDVPHDVTKAKALLKEAGVKEGTEITLWAMPVQRPYNPNAKLMAEMLQNDWKQIGLKVNIVSYEWGEYIKRSKGGENQAMIIGWSGDNGDPDNWLNVLFGCDSLAGNNFSKWCDKKFDDTVKEAKATSDVAKRTELYKQAQHILKDAVPMTPIAHSTVYQPMRNTVQDFKISPFGLNSFYGVSVSGK
- a CDS encoding ABC transporter permease subunit, giving the protein MTTPTPVSAVDQSLLYPSPYKEFWQAFSKNKGAVAGLAFMLLIVFCALFAPWVAPHNPSEQYRDFLLTPPAWLEGGQIQFLLGTDELGRDLLSRLIQGSRLSLLIGLSSVVMSLIPGILLGLFAGFFPRLLGPTIMRLMDIMLALPSLLLAVAIVAILGPGLINTVIAIAIVSLPSYVRLTRAAVMGELNRDYVTAARLAGAGLPRLMFITVLPNCMAPLIVQATLSFSSAILDAAALGFLGLGVQPPTPEWGTMLASARDYIERAWWVVSLPGLTILLSVLAINLMGDGLRDALDPKLKNAA
- a CDS encoding ABC transporter substrate-binding protein, whose protein sequence is MKMLPLQAAIAAALLSVAVGISAKPLVVCTEASPEGFDPVLYTTAVTADAAAETLFNRLVDFKPGTTEVVPALAKDLPEISADGLTYTFHLRDDIKFHTTDYFKPTRNLNADDVLWSFQRQLDPNHPWHKKSVVGYPYFESMGFKELLKSVEKTDDHTVVFTLTRPEAPFLADLAMAFSSIHSAEYADQLLKSGKTDDLNAKPIGTGPFIFTRYAKDAQVRYKANPEYFRGKPPADPLILAITTDNNVRLQKLKANECQIALYPKPDDVPSMQADPNLKVDGLAAMTTSYIAMNTTHKYMSDARVRHAINIAFDKAGYTDALFGKGNAVVGTGPYPPTLLGFNDKLKNPPRDLDKARALLKEAGVPEGTEFTLFTRNGGGPTNPNPMLGAQRMQADLAQIGLKINIKVMEWGEMLKRAKGGEHDMVSAGWVGDNGDPDNFLTPNLSCDAAKNGENYARWCNKEFQDLIDKARAAKEPATRAALYEQAQDVFEQDQPWLPMAYPKLFTAMRKNVEGYTLSPLGTNNFATTQAK
- a CDS encoding ABC transporter substrate-binding protein — protein: MRHTTVLSALFATSLLAVATMGHAADKKSLVFCSEGSPAGFDTAQYTTATDNDAAEPLYNRLVEFEKGETNVVPALATKWDISPDGLTYTFHLREGVKFHSNKEFKPTRDFNADDVLFTFNRMLDPEHPFRKAYPTEFPYFNGMSLNKNIAKVEKTGPHTVVMTLNTVDAAFVQNIAMSFAAILSAEYADQLLKSGKPSDINQKPIGTGPFVFQRYQKDSQIRYAPNKQYWDPSKVQLDQLIFAINTDASVRVQKLKAGECQVTLHPRPADVDALKADPNLQLLTKPGFNLGYIAYNVRHKPFDQLEVRQALDMAVNKQSILNAVYQGAGQLAVNAMPPTQWSYDDTIKDAAYNPEKAKELLKAAGVKEGTEITLWAMPVQRPYNPNAKLMAEMLQNDWAKIGLKVKIVSYEWGEYIKRTKNGEHDVSLIGWTGDNGDPDNWLGTLYSCDAIGGNNYSMWCDPTYDKLIKQAKVVTDREQRTVLYKQAQQLLKQQVPITPVAHSTVNQPLSAKVEGFKVSPFGRNVFSGVSITP
- a CDS encoding ABC transporter ATP-binding protein; this translates as MSLLEIKNLNVRFGDKTAVPVVDGLDISVDKGEVLAIVGESGSGKSVTMMALMGLIEHPGIVTADALNFDGKDMLKLSNRQRRQIVGKDLAMVFQDPMTALNPSYTVGFQIEEVLRLHLKMSGKQARKRAIELLEKVEIPGAASRMDAYPHQLSGGMSQRVAIAMAIAGEPKLLIADEPTTALDVTIQAQIMELLLALQKEQNMGLVLITHDLAVVAETAQRVCVMYAGQAVEVGQVPQLFDIPAHPYSEALLKAIPEHSLGATRLATLPGIVPGRYDRPQGCLLSPRCPYVQESCRAQRPGLDPKTNSLARCFYPLNQEVA
- a CDS encoding OprD family outer membrane porin, encoding MKLSSKALLALAISTITATAYAETQSQDFVPTTLAGTSAQSEAKGFIDGQSLGGTTRNWYSNEMFRRDTRIGYFKNEGDINKTRVSRRYNWDQGTILNYTSGFTQGTVGVSTEVAAYNVISLIRNRDDIAGGSNRTLAHSYGDAVDQWSKLGLANVKFRVSNTTLTAGRQNFSSGIVDTIGNRALPSSFEGVSFNSEEFTNLSFQGGVFDRVSPRTEQSLSKFRSEYNSKGADGVETDKVYTLGANYQPFKSLKTSFFGANVKDFWNQYYFGATHELGDSSVLGLTTGFNYYKTVDEGKKLMGDIDNDTFSLSLGLTHQAHSLTFSYQQVNGNEYFDYLHETNGIYLANSLTSDFNGPNEKSFQVAYGINMAEYGVPGLKFNIYSARGWGIDGTHYTGNRGVEGKGYDGVQSQDGEHHYEYGIGTSYAVQSGPLKATTIRATYVAHRATKEQSDGNLNEFRLVTTIPFNIL
- a CDS encoding ABC transporter permease subunit, with the protein product MFSFIARRLGLLIPTFFGITLLTFALIRMIPGDPVEVMMGERRVDPEMHAQAMERLGLNKPLYAQYLDYVGKLAQGDLGESLRTRTSVWTEFTALFPATLELSMAALLFAGILGLLAGVIAALKRGSLFDHGVMGISLAGYSMPIFWWGLILIMFFSVSLGWTPVSGRIDLLYDIEPRTGFMLIDTLLADEPDAFFDALHHLILPAIVLGTIPLAVIARMTRSSMLEVLREDYIRTAKAKGLSPARVVFVHGLRNALIPVLTVVGLQVGTLLAGAVLTETIFSWPGIGKWLIEAIGARDYPVVQNGILLIACLVILVNFVVDILYGFANPRIRHQR